The following are from one region of the Chloroflexota bacterium genome:
- a CDS encoding glycosyltransferase — protein sequence MQIHQFHSGTAVGDAITNEMLAIRAALERAGYESHIYAEHIDPALRDRISTIDGYQPNPDNVLLVHHSMGFDCFDRIVSLPDHKILVYHNITPGAFFVGNPHLAAYAERGREQLRAYREHAAFAFADSEFNERELRDLGFAKTAVLPVTFGLDDLLRVPPTQEILSRSSGPMNVLFVGRIAPNKRQDDLVRMLAHYRRRFDPRARLTLVGDYDRTDPFYRELLRVIAEHDVDGDVMLTGKVSDADLVAYYRSASVYVSMSEHEGFGVPLVEAMTFDVPVVAFDAGAVSYTMGGSGLVFRQKRLPMVAALVREVVQDVGLRRKVLDAQRARVDALRPGGFLQRLLAIVGDVTGRQDGASSGDSLRIQIQGPFETSYSLAIVNRALARGLSQIAGTDVTLHPTEGPGDYTPRAEDLVDKPDLEAMWHRDATRRPADVVIRNVYPPRVRDLDPRQTNLLNFAWEDSLIPSEWADDFNRFLDGVLTPSHHVRSVLRNSGVAIPIEVIGNVVERPANSDEDAAPFTTAKAFRFLHISSGFPRKGCDVLLRAFTTEFSASDDVALIVKTFPNIHNDVGDQVTELRRTVPNCPEIVHIDEDLPPSAMAALYRSASCLVQPTRAEGFGLPVAEAMLARVPVITTGYGGSTDFCRDDTAILLDYRLVPSESHLGVEGAEWAEPDEGQLRRHMRRMVEDRCSRAVQRRVDAGFETIRRDYSQDRVAGRALETIARLRTPRARPLHIAMVSTWNTRCGIAEYAQNLVAATPPMDARWTVVAAEGEPLSPDSPNVARCWRDRWHGDLSRAIDVIEQADADVVHFQFNFGFFELHDLARAIRLLKQSRRAVILTLHATSDATIDGRVVSLGEIAPALRDADCIFVHTHDDRRRLASLGVRGNVARSPHPYTPYPDRDRCDVRRSLGISRAPIIAMFGFALPHKGLMETIEALALLRERYPDVLLLALTALHPDARSRAYHEICQERVRALGLDRHCAIISEYLEARQILAGLQASDVVVLPYHESAESASGAVRLPLASSRPVLTTRQRIFADVADLVYQIDDASPTGIADGIVTILENPDLGGEIVERASERVRHDSWQAVAATQLKIANGICRKRPGDSRDRSVDRPQHTFAA from the coding sequence ATGCAGATTCACCAATTCCATTCCGGTACCGCCGTTGGCGACGCCATCACCAACGAGATGCTCGCCATCCGCGCTGCGCTGGAACGGGCCGGCTACGAATCCCACATCTACGCAGAGCACATCGATCCCGCGTTGCGCGACCGCATCTCCACCATCGATGGGTACCAACCCAACCCGGACAACGTCCTCCTCGTTCATCATTCGATGGGATTCGATTGTTTCGACCGAATCGTTTCGCTTCCCGATCACAAGATTCTCGTCTACCACAACATCACTCCTGGAGCCTTTTTCGTCGGCAACCCGCACCTCGCCGCATACGCGGAACGAGGTCGCGAACAGTTGCGCGCGTACCGCGAGCACGCAGCGTTCGCCTTCGCGGACTCCGAGTTCAACGAGCGCGAGCTGCGCGACCTCGGCTTCGCCAAGACTGCCGTCCTGCCGGTGACATTTGGACTCGACGACCTATTGCGCGTTCCTCCGACGCAGGAGATCTTGAGCCGATCGTCTGGCCCGATGAACGTGCTGTTCGTTGGACGAATCGCTCCCAACAAGCGCCAGGACGACCTCGTGCGGATGCTCGCCCATTACCGGCGGCGCTTCGACCCCCGAGCGCGCCTCACCCTCGTCGGCGACTACGACCGGACCGATCCGTTCTACCGGGAGCTGCTGCGCGTGATCGCCGAGCACGATGTCGACGGGGATGTCATGCTGACGGGGAAAGTCAGCGACGCTGATCTCGTCGCCTACTACAGGTCCGCGTCCGTCTACGTCTCGATGAGCGAGCACGAAGGGTTCGGCGTGCCGTTGGTCGAGGCCATGACGTTCGACGTGCCCGTCGTCGCGTTCGACGCCGGGGCCGTCTCCTACACAATGGGCGGATCCGGACTCGTCTTCCGCCAGAAGCGGCTCCCGATGGTCGCGGCGCTCGTTCGTGAGGTGGTTCAGGACGTCGGACTGCGTCGAAAGGTCCTGGATGCTCAGCGAGCCCGAGTCGACGCCTTGCGGCCCGGCGGATTCTTGCAGCGTCTTCTCGCGATCGTTGGCGACGTGACAGGCCGCCAAGATGGCGCCTCATCCGGCGATTCGCTGCGCATTCAGATTCAGGGCCCGTTCGAGACCAGCTACAGCCTGGCCATCGTCAACAGGGCCCTCGCCCGCGGTCTCTCCCAGATCGCGGGGACGGACGTGACCCTCCATCCGACCGAGGGTCCCGGTGATTACACCCCGCGGGCCGAAGACCTGGTCGACAAGCCCGACCTCGAGGCGATGTGGCATCGCGACGCTACGCGCAGGCCGGCTGACGTCGTGATCCGCAACGTGTACCCACCGCGTGTCCGAGACCTCGATCCGCGTCAGACGAACCTCTTGAACTTTGCCTGGGAGGACTCGTTGATCCCGTCCGAGTGGGCCGACGACTTCAATCGCTTCCTGGACGGAGTTCTCACGCCATCCCACCACGTCCGATCGGTGCTTCGGAACTCGGGCGTGGCCATCCCCATCGAGGTCATCGGGAACGTCGTCGAGCGGCCGGCGAATTCCGACGAGGACGCGGCGCCCTTCACGACGGCCAAGGCGTTCAGGTTCCTCCACATCTCGTCCGGCTTTCCGAGAAAGGGATGCGACGTTCTCCTGCGCGCCTTCACGACGGAATTTTCGGCAAGCGATGACGTGGCGCTCATCGTCAAGACGTTCCCCAACATCCACAACGACGTCGGCGACCAGGTCACGGAGCTGCGGCGCACGGTGCCCAACTGTCCGGAGATTGTTCACATCGACGAAGACTTACCCCCATCGGCAATGGCTGCCCTGTACCGGAGCGCGTCGTGCCTGGTCCAACCTACGAGGGCCGAAGGCTTCGGACTGCCGGTCGCCGAGGCCATGCTCGCCCGGGTCCCCGTGATCACCACCGGCTACGGCGGGTCCACGGACTTCTGTCGCGACGACACCGCGATCCTCCTCGACTACCGGCTCGTCCCTTCGGAAAGCCATCTCGGCGTGGAGGGGGCCGAATGGGCGGAGCCCGACGAAGGGCAGCTCCGGCGCCACATGCGAAGGATGGTGGAGGATCGCTGCTCGCGCGCCGTACAGCGACGCGTGGACGCGGGATTCGAGACGATTCGACGGGACTACAGCCAGGACCGGGTCGCGGGGCGAGCGCTGGAGACGATCGCGCGCCTTCGGACGCCCCGGGCACGGCCCCTCCATATCGCCATGGTCTCCACGTGGAACACCCGGTGCGGCATCGCCGAGTACGCGCAGAACCTCGTCGCGGCGACGCCCCCGATGGACGCGCGCTGGACCGTCGTGGCCGCCGAGGGCGAGCCGCTCAGTCCGGATTCGCCCAATGTCGCGCGTTGCTGGCGCGACCGGTGGCACGGCGACCTGAGCCGCGCGATCGACGTCATCGAGCAGGCAGACGCGGACGTCGTCCATTTCCAATTCAATTTCGGCTTTTTCGAGCTGCACGACCTGGCGCGGGCGATCCGGCTCCTGAAACAAAGCCGACGCGCGGTGATCCTCACGTTGCACGCGACGTCCGACGCGACGATCGACGGACGAGTGGTCTCTCTTGGCGAGATCGCGCCGGCGCTTCGAGACGCAGATTGCATCTTCGTGCACACCCACGACGACCGGAGGCGCCTCGCCAGCCTGGGAGTTCGGGGAAACGTTGCCAGATCCCCACATCCCTACACTCCGTACCCCGACCGGGACCGATGCGATGTTCGGCGGAGCCTTGGGATCTCCCGTGCTCCCATCATCGCGATGTTTGGCTTCGCGCTTCCTCACAAGGGGCTGATGGAGACCATCGAGGCGCTCGCGCTGCTTCGCGAACGCTATCCCGATGTGCTGCTTCTCGCCCTAACCGCGCTCCATCCGGATGCGCGCTCCCGCGCATACCACGAAATCTGTCAGGAACGCGTACGGGCGCTGGGCTTGGACCGACACTGCGCCATCATTTCCGAGTACCTCGAGGCGCGGCAAATTCTTGCCGGCCTCCAGGCATCGGACGTCGTCGTGCTGCCCTACCACGAGAGCGCAGAATCGGCGAGCGGAGCTGTTCGTCTCCCGCTCGCCTCGAGCCGACCGGTGCTGACCACTCGGCAGCGAATCTTCGCCGACGTGGCGGACCTCGTGTATCAGATCGACGACGCGTCGCCGACGGGTATCGCAGACGGGATAGTGACCATTCTGGAAAACCCCGACCTCGGCGGCGAGATCGTAGAGCGCGCGAGCGAACGCGTCCGCCACGATTCCTGGCAGGCAGTCGCCGCCACGCAGCTCAAGATCGCGAATGGCATCTGCCGGAAACGCCCGGGGGACTCGCGGGATCGATCCGTCGATCGGCCTCAACACACGTTCGCCGCCTGA
- a CDS encoding aminoglycoside phosphotransferase family protein translates to MIRSQPGGIGFDLTDAIRDIVAAKLGPRPAVVAVESRPSPSRSSAALDEVEVTRADGSVIRLVCKDAGHDAYPGSASVKPRFVVDPVREIETYRVALDPYGVGPTWFGAIVEPRSARYVLVLELVQGSLLFQIGGLESWLHAAGWAARFHDQLAPAARAIAPSAHLLRYEERYYRTWSDRARAFARGSARHDQIDAVVDAHDAAIPRLLSLPATVIHGEFFAANILIRDDASQSVCPIDWEMAAIAPGLIDLAALAAGGWSESERSAIIDAYRGASNTYGRCADPAFADALDACRLHLAVRWLGWSPSWVPPAHHAHDWLAEAQRVVKN, encoded by the coding sequence GTGATCCGCTCGCAACCCGGCGGGATTGGCTTCGATCTCACGGATGCGATTCGGGACATCGTTGCCGCGAAGCTCGGCCCACGCCCCGCCGTCGTGGCCGTCGAGTCGCGCCCGTCGCCCAGTCGAAGCAGCGCGGCGCTGGACGAGGTCGAGGTCACCCGCGCCGACGGTTCGGTCATCCGCCTCGTGTGCAAGGACGCGGGACACGACGCGTACCCCGGCAGCGCGAGCGTGAAGCCGCGATTCGTGGTCGACCCCGTGCGCGAGATCGAGACCTATCGCGTCGCGCTGGACCCATACGGCGTCGGCCCCACCTGGTTCGGCGCGATCGTGGAGCCGCGATCCGCTCGATACGTGCTGGTACTCGAACTGGTGCAGGGGTCGCTGTTGTTTCAGATCGGCGGCCTGGAATCATGGCTTCACGCCGCCGGCTGGGCCGCGCGATTTCATGATCAGCTCGCCCCTGCCGCCCGAGCGATCGCGCCATCGGCCCACCTCCTCCGATACGAGGAGCGCTACTACCGTACCTGGAGCGATCGGGCGCGAGCCTTTGCCCGTGGGAGCGCCAGGCACGACCAGATTGACGCGGTCGTCGACGCGCACGACGCGGCGATTCCCCGCCTCCTGTCGCTTCCAGCAACCGTGATCCACGGGGAGTTCTTCGCGGCGAACATTCTCATTCGCGACGATGCGTCCCAATCGGTCTGTCCCATCGATTGGGAGATGGCGGCCATCGCGCCCGGACTCATCGACCTCGCCGCGCTCGCGGCTGGAGGATGGAGCGAGTCGGAGCGGTCGGCCATCATCGACGCGTATCGCGGCGCATCCAACACCTACGGCCGATGCGCGGACCCGGCGTTCGCGGACGCCCTCGATGCATGCCGCCTCCATCTCGCGGTGCGGTGGCTCGGGTGGTCGCCGAGCTGGGTTCCGCCCGCCCACCACGCCCACGATTGGCTCGCGGAAGCCCAGCGCGTCGTGAAAAATTAG
- a CDS encoding FkbM family methyltransferase: protein MATNPDVESGREPWSIPYDPHATLDDIFYCFRLLLGRSPHREEWRGHSGYEGAELEGVVSAYLLSLEFQQRGLLRREPPQGIAVTEIEGFKILTAADDLAVSAQLRKGSYEPGVTSVFRRFVKPGMNVVDVGANIGYYTMLSASIVGPTGHVLAVEPNPQNVKLLEASRRVNGFDNVTAVQAAAGRATGLLILNSSYSNGTTSDLPPEFTDAFMAMETVPCLRLDALTAEKRPIRFIKIDVEGAEYNALLGCQSVIESDRPVIVTEFSPGSMPGISHIQGEEYLRWLTRLRYRLGVIEPEGSVGDFDRDIPGIMSVYDARASDHLDILAQPQETTAGI from the coding sequence ATGGCGACGAATCCCGATGTCGAATCCGGGCGGGAGCCATGGTCGATCCCGTACGATCCCCACGCAACCCTCGACGACATCTTCTACTGCTTTCGCCTTCTCCTCGGGCGGAGCCCCCACCGCGAAGAGTGGAGGGGCCACTCAGGGTATGAGGGCGCCGAGCTCGAAGGGGTCGTGAGCGCCTATCTGCTCTCGCTCGAATTCCAGCAGCGCGGCCTCCTCCGGCGCGAACCGCCGCAGGGGATCGCAGTAACCGAGATCGAAGGATTCAAGATCTTGACCGCCGCGGACGACCTTGCCGTCAGCGCGCAGCTGCGCAAGGGCAGCTACGAGCCCGGCGTCACGAGCGTGTTCCGCCGGTTCGTCAAGCCCGGGATGAACGTCGTCGACGTCGGCGCGAACATCGGCTACTACACCATGCTTTCCGCATCGATCGTTGGACCCACTGGCCACGTCCTGGCCGTCGAGCCGAATCCCCAAAACGTCAAGCTGCTCGAGGCGAGCCGCCGGGTGAACGGCTTCGATAACGTCACCGCCGTGCAGGCAGCGGCCGGCCGCGCGACGGGCCTGCTAATTCTGAACTCGTCTTATTCGAACGGAACGACCTCGGATCTTCCGCCGGAATTCACAGACGCCTTCATGGCGATGGAGACCGTGCCCTGTTTGCGGCTTGACGCCTTGACCGCTGAAAAACGTCCCATACGGTTCATCAAGATCGACGTCGAAGGGGCGGAATACAACGCGCTTTTGGGCTGCCAAAGCGTTATCGAGTCGGACCGTCCGGTGATCGTGACCGAATTCAGCCCCGGCTCCATGCCCGGCATCTCGCACATCCAGGGAGAGGAGTATCTTCGTTGGCTCACGCGTCTTCGCTACCGACTTGGCGTCATTGAGCCGGAAGGCAGTGTCGGAGATTTTGACCGGGACATCCCGGGCATCATGTCGGTGTACGATGCGCGCGCCAGCGACCATCTGGATATCCTGGCGCAACCCCAGGAGACGACGGCGGGGATCTAA